A window of Pedobacter lusitanus contains these coding sequences:
- a CDS encoding O-methyltransferase, which produces MSLIKDDLQLLLLNFCEPESELLQRIDRETNLKVLMPRMLSGHYQGRVLSMLSKLITPKRILEIGTFTGYATLCLAEGLTNDGLIYTLDKNLELEDRVRGYFADSPYNSQIKYIMGDATQTINGLDETFDLVFIDADKKNNGTYYDLIFDSVRPGGLIIVDNVLWSGKVLTHQQDRDTVNISTFNDKVAGDDRVEKLILPVRDGLFIIRKK; this is translated from the coding sequence ATGAGCCTGATTAAAGACGACTTACAACTTTTACTGCTAAATTTCTGCGAACCGGAATCCGAATTATTACAACGGATTGACCGCGAAACCAATCTCAAGGTTTTAATGCCCAGAATGCTTTCCGGACATTACCAGGGTCGTGTTCTGAGCATGCTAAGTAAGCTGATTACCCCCAAACGTATTCTTGAAATTGGTACTTTTACCGGCTACGCTACTTTATGTCTGGCAGAAGGACTGACAAACGATGGTCTTATTTATACACTGGACAAGAATCTGGAACTGGAAGACCGCGTACGTGGTTACTTCGCAGACTCCCCTTATAATTCACAGATAAAATATATTATGGGTGATGCCACCCAAACCATCAATGGCCTGGATGAAACTTTTGACCTGGTTTTTATTGATGCTGATAAGAAAAACAATGGCACCTATTACGACCTCATTTTTGACAGCGTGAGACCTGGTGGGCTGATCATTGTTGATAACGTGTTGTGGAGTGGAAAAGTACTGACACACCAGCAAGACAGAGATACCGTTAATATTAGTACTTTTAATGATAAAGTTGCTGGAGATGACAGGGTTGAGAAATTAATCTTACCCGTCAGGGATGGCTTGTTTATCATCAGAAAAAAATAA
- a CDS encoding glucosaminidase domain and LysM peptidoglycan-binding domain-containing protein — MITKKLMLIWLALILLGSTAQSQTVTEYVEEHTDHAQELMRTYEVPASVILAVAIHESAAGKSKVARHLNNHFGIKGANCNSEINSSYRDFETADQSYDNFVEVLQNKSSFSKLFEECDQYDYPAWAKGIQRGGYASSRTWAKQVIAIIDKYELYQYDNRPDDYVEPVKAAAPVSVRKKHSHSYRTKRHHSSAKLYTVKKGDNLNKIAESHGTSSTSLMRKNGLKKSALKPGQKIRIK; from the coding sequence ATGATAACAAAAAAACTAATGCTGATTTGGCTGGCCCTGATTTTACTGGGTTCAACTGCCCAAAGCCAGACCGTCACCGAATATGTGGAAGAGCATACAGATCACGCACAGGAACTCATGAGAACATACGAAGTACCAGCAAGTGTAATTTTAGCAGTCGCTATTCATGAGTCTGCAGCAGGAAAAAGTAAAGTTGCCCGTCATTTAAATAATCATTTTGGCATCAAAGGGGCTAACTGCAATTCGGAAATCAATTCTTCGTATCGTGATTTTGAAACGGCAGATCAATCGTATGATAACTTTGTAGAAGTTTTACAAAACAAATCTTCCTTCAGTAAATTATTTGAGGAATGTGACCAGTATGATTATCCTGCATGGGCTAAAGGGATACAGAGAGGCGGCTACGCAAGCAGCAGAACCTGGGCTAAACAAGTGATAGCAATCATTGATAAATACGAATTATACCAGTATGACAACAGACCTGATGATTATGTTGAGCCTGTAAAAGCTGCTGCTCCTGTCAGTGTAAGAAAAAAACACAGTCACAGCTACAGAACTAAACGCCATCATTCTTCAGCTAAATTATATACGGTAAAAAAAGGGGACAACCTGAATAAAATTGCTGAATCACACGGGACCTCTTCGACTTCGCTTATGCGTAAAAACGGGCTGAAAAAATCAGCACTTAAGCCGGGGCAAAAAATCAGAATTAAATGA
- a CDS encoding glucosaminidase domain-containing protein — MKQTLLLFAIAIVFLSSCKTRKYHRNNAQIEKAANKANPNFTDYNTLSYIDAFKGVAIEEMNTYGIPASITLAQGIIESGSGNSSLAKYANNHFGIKCTAEWKGKAYYKDDDKSNDCFRVYKDARESYKDHSEFLKRKRYSSLFELDKNDYQNWAKGLKQAGYATNPKYPDMLINTIEKYNLHQYDQSESEKDKIKREDRVFTEINANIPKDTKKFTPVEVPVSKQIINTTDPNYTVQKGDTLYNISKRYNMTVDELKSLNGLTDEGVKIGQKLIVVK, encoded by the coding sequence ATGAAACAGACACTCTTACTCTTCGCTATAGCGATCGTTTTTTTATCCTCGTGTAAAACGAGAAAGTATCACCGGAATAATGCGCAGATAGAAAAAGCTGCAAACAAAGCCAATCCGAATTTTACTGACTATAATACGTTAAGCTATATTGATGCTTTTAAGGGTGTCGCTATTGAAGAGATGAATACCTATGGAATTCCTGCCAGTATTACCCTGGCACAGGGAATCATAGAATCGGGCAGTGGAAACAGCAGCCTGGCCAAATATGCGAATAACCATTTTGGCATTAAATGTACTGCAGAATGGAAAGGGAAGGCCTATTACAAAGATGATGACAAGAGTAATGATTGTTTCAGAGTGTATAAAGATGCCAGGGAATCTTATAAGGATCACTCCGAATTTTTAAAGAGAAAACGTTACAGTTCTTTATTCGAGCTGGATAAAAACGATTATCAAAACTGGGCAAAAGGCTTAAAACAGGCCGGTTATGCCACAAACCCAAAATACCCTGATATGCTGATCAATACGATTGAGAAATACAATTTACACCAGTATGATCAGTCAGAATCTGAAAAAGATAAGATTAAACGTGAAGATCGTGTTTTCACAGAGATCAATGCCAATATACCGAAGGATACCAAAAAGTTCACGCCTGTGGAAGTACCCGTTTCCAAACAGATTATCAATACCACCGATCCTAATTATACCGTTCAGAAAGGGGATACGCTATATAATATTTCCAAAAGATATAATATGACCGTAGATGAATTAAAGTCACTGAACGGCCTGACAGACGAAGGCGTAAAAATCGGACAGAAGCTGATTGTAGTTAAATAA
- a CDS encoding DUF3078 domain-containing protein, with protein sequence MRGIYACLLFVFAVSAQVSAQEIDTIPIPVKDYDLKLKKSPMPSVKGVIVFKPLEIKPLIVSSKVNYWKTKTAIGINVNQSSFSNNWSGGGVNSLAVEGLINYKAEYKKENYSYLTEVDLRYGKIRNKGQLQKKTNDRIFWNNTGAFKISKNWNLFTQVTFESQFDNGYSYSTTNGVESGILISKFMSPGYLTESFGFEYKPNKYFSTQFGTGAAKQTFVLDNKALAEADARANPDPVNRKKDFFGVPIENTFKNDLAFQITVNFDKDIFHNVNLKSRYYVFVPYDYFENMKHRLDVTVTTKVNRFMNVTLNGVGIYDKTISSKIQGSQSLAMGVMFIFPR encoded by the coding sequence ATGAGAGGTATATATGCATGTTTACTATTTGTATTTGCAGTTTCAGCACAAGTAAGTGCACAAGAAATAGATACAATTCCTATTCCGGTTAAAGATTACGATCTTAAACTCAAGAAGAGTCCGATGCCTTCGGTAAAAGGCGTTATCGTCTTTAAACCACTGGAAATCAAACCACTGATCGTTAGCTCAAAGGTTAATTACTGGAAAACCAAAACAGCGATAGGAATCAACGTCAATCAATCGTCATTCAGTAATAACTGGAGTGGTGGTGGGGTAAATTCACTGGCTGTTGAAGGATTAATCAATTATAAAGCGGAGTACAAAAAAGAAAACTACAGTTATCTGACTGAAGTTGATCTCCGTTATGGAAAAATAAGAAATAAAGGACAGTTGCAAAAGAAAACGAATGACCGGATATTCTGGAATAATACCGGCGCATTCAAAATCTCTAAAAACTGGAATTTATTTACCCAGGTTACTTTTGAATCACAATTTGACAATGGATATTCATATTCAACAACCAACGGAGTTGAATCGGGCATACTAATTTCTAAATTCATGTCTCCCGGCTATTTAACAGAATCATTCGGTTTTGAATATAAACCAAACAAGTATTTCTCTACACAATTTGGTACAGGTGCCGCCAAACAAACTTTTGTACTGGATAACAAGGCGCTGGCTGAGGCAGATGCCAGGGCAAATCCGGATCCTGTAAACAGAAAAAAAGACTTTTTCGGAGTTCCAATTGAAAATACTTTCAAAAATGACCTGGCTTTTCAGATCACGGTTAACTTTGACAAAGACATTTTCCATAATGTAAATCTCAAAAGCAGGTATTATGTCTTTGTACCCTATGATTATTTTGAGAACATGAAACACAGACTGGATGTAACCGTCACGACTAAAGTCAACAGGTTTATGAATGTTACACTGAATGGGGTTGGAATATATGATAAGACCATAAGCTCGAAAATTCAGGGAAGCCAGTCACTGGCTATGGGAGTGATGTTTATATTCCCGCGCTAA
- the ffh gene encoding signal recognition particle protein has protein sequence MFENLQDKLDRAFKVLKGQGSISEINVAETMKEIRKALLDADVNFKTAKSFTDEVKEKALGLNVLTAVSPGQLLTKVMNDELKQLMGGEVTELDLKTNPTIILIAGLNGAGKTTFSGKLANYLKSKGKKPLLVAGDVYRPAAIDQLQILGEQIGVPVYANKDSKDPVAIALEGIEQGKKEHNNVIIIDTAGRLAIDEQMMNEISEVKLHTKPHEILFVVDAMTGQDAVNTAKAFNDRLDFTGVVLTKLDGDTRGGAALSIKSVVNKPIKFVGTGEKMEALDVFYPDRMASRILGMGDVVSLVERAQEQFDEKEAAELQKKIRKNKFDFNDFYNQIQQIKKMGNMKDLMGMIPGVSKMMKNVEIEDDAFKNVEAIIQSMTKYERENPDSIQQSRRMRIAKGSGNKIEEVTKLIKQFEDMRKVMKQFSNPAAAAKMMRGMPKMPQGRM, from the coding sequence ATGTTTGAAAATTTACAGGATAAACTAGACCGGGCATTTAAAGTTCTAAAGGGTCAGGGAAGCATTTCAGAGATCAACGTGGCTGAGACCATGAAAGAAATTCGTAAAGCTTTACTGGATGCCGATGTAAATTTTAAAACTGCTAAAAGCTTTACTGACGAAGTTAAAGAAAAGGCACTCGGCCTGAATGTACTTACTGCTGTTTCTCCGGGACAATTACTGACTAAAGTAATGAACGATGAGCTGAAACAGCTGATGGGTGGTGAGGTTACAGAATTAGACTTAAAAACAAACCCTACGATCATATTAATTGCTGGTCTGAACGGTGCTGGTAAAACTACCTTCTCCGGAAAACTGGCAAATTACCTGAAAAGCAAAGGAAAAAAACCTTTATTGGTAGCTGGCGACGTATATCGTCCTGCAGCAATCGACCAGCTTCAGATACTGGGTGAACAAATCGGCGTTCCTGTCTACGCGAACAAAGATTCAAAAGACCCGGTAGCTATTGCACTGGAAGGTATTGAACAGGGAAAAAAAGAACATAACAATGTGATCATCATTGATACTGCGGGTCGTTTAGCGATAGACGAGCAGATGATGAATGAGATCTCTGAAGTGAAATTGCATACTAAACCGCATGAAATCCTGTTCGTAGTTGATGCCATGACCGGACAGGATGCGGTTAATACAGCTAAAGCATTTAACGACAGATTAGATTTTACAGGTGTTGTGCTGACAAAACTTGATGGTGATACCCGTGGTGGTGCGGCGCTGTCTATCAAGTCTGTAGTTAACAAACCGATCAAATTTGTTGGTACCGGTGAAAAAATGGAAGCACTTGATGTTTTCTACCCGGACAGAATGGCATCCCGTATTCTGGGAATGGGTGACGTTGTTTCCCTTGTTGAACGTGCTCAGGAGCAGTTTGACGAAAAAGAAGCAGCAGAACTTCAAAAGAAAATCCGCAAGAATAAATTTGACTTCAACGATTTCTATAACCAGATTCAGCAAATCAAGAAAATGGGTAATATGAAAGACTTGATGGGTATGATTCCCGGGGTAAGTAAAATGATGAAAAACGTTGAGATTGAAGACGATGCTTTCAAAAATGTGGAGGCGATTATTCAGTCAATGACGAAATATGAACGGGAGAACCCAGACAGCATTCAGCAAAGCAGACGTATGCGTATTGCCAAAGGTTCAGGAAATAAAATAGAGGAAGTAACTAAACTGATCAAACAGTTTGAGGATATGCGTAAGGTGATGAAACAATTTTCTAATCCTGCAGCCGCAGCAAAAATGATGCGCGGTATGCCTAAAATGCCACAGGGAAGAATGTAA
- a CDS encoding YifB family Mg chelatase-like AAA ATPase translates to MLIKTFGSAVFGVNALTITIEVSISSGNKYHIVGLPDNAVKESLRRIESAIQSSGLKMPRQKIVVNLSPADIRKEGTSYDLPIAVGILAASGQLSAERVKDFVIAGELSLDGGIQPVKGALPISIQTRKAGFTGFILPKDNSREAAVVEDLLIYGMHHLTDLVSFFNETAVFEPIMVNTKEEFSKNTSLYDHDFSDVKGQESIKRALEIAAAGGHNVILIGPPGAGKTMLAKRLPTILPSLSLEEALETTKIHSVAGKLSAAQSLMTERPFRSPHHSISDVALVGGGSNPQPGEISLAHNGILFLDELPEFKRSVLEVMRQPLEDRKVTISRSRLSVDYPASFMLIASMNPCPCGFYNHPEKECGCSPYIVQKYLSKISGPLMDRIDLHVEVTPVNFNELSSPYPSEQSITIRKRVIQARLIQESRFANHSGLYYNAQMSSNMVRKTCKINGDSLILIKKAMEKLGLSARAYDRILKVSRTIADLSGSKDIEMEHLAEAIHYRSLDRNNWAG, encoded by the coding sequence ATGCTCATTAAAACCTTCGGAAGCGCTGTCTTTGGTGTAAATGCCTTAACCATTACTATTGAAGTCAGCATTAGCAGCGGAAATAAATACCATATAGTCGGACTACCAGATAATGCTGTTAAGGAAAGTCTCAGAAGAATAGAAAGTGCTATTCAGTCATCGGGCTTAAAGATGCCCAGACAAAAGATCGTAGTTAATTTGTCACCAGCAGATATCAGAAAGGAGGGAACCTCTTATGACCTCCCTATAGCGGTAGGCATTTTAGCCGCCTCAGGACAATTATCTGCTGAGAGGGTGAAAGACTTCGTTATTGCCGGAGAACTTTCTCTGGATGGCGGGATACAGCCTGTTAAAGGAGCTTTACCTATTTCTATACAAACCAGAAAAGCAGGTTTTACAGGTTTCATTTTACCTAAAGATAATTCAAGGGAGGCAGCGGTTGTTGAAGATCTGCTCATCTACGGGATGCATCACCTCACAGACCTGGTCTCATTTTTTAATGAAACAGCAGTTTTTGAGCCCATTATGGTTAATACTAAAGAAGAATTCTCAAAAAACACAAGTTTATATGATCATGATTTTTCTGACGTTAAGGGCCAGGAAAGTATTAAACGTGCACTGGAAATCGCCGCAGCGGGCGGCCATAACGTAATTCTGATTGGTCCGCCCGGAGCAGGAAAAACAATGCTGGCCAAACGCCTGCCCACAATTCTGCCATCACTAAGTTTAGAAGAAGCGCTGGAAACTACCAAAATTCATTCTGTAGCAGGGAAATTAAGTGCAGCTCAATCCCTGATGACCGAAAGACCGTTTCGCAGCCCTCATCATAGCATTTCTGATGTTGCACTGGTTGGCGGAGGCAGTAATCCTCAACCCGGAGAGATATCGCTCGCCCATAACGGGATTCTCTTTCTTGACGAATTGCCTGAATTTAAAAGATCAGTACTGGAGGTTATGAGACAGCCTCTGGAAGACCGGAAAGTAACGATATCAAGATCGCGTTTAAGTGTTGATTATCCGGCCAGTTTTATGCTGATTGCTTCTATGAATCCATGCCCCTGTGGTTTTTACAATCATCCGGAAAAAGAGTGCGGCTGCTCGCCATATATAGTACAGAAATATCTGAGCAAAATCTCCGGCCCGCTGATGGACAGAATTGATCTGCATGTGGAAGTAACGCCCGTTAATTTTAATGAGCTTTCTTCTCCCTATCCTTCAGAACAAAGCATAACGATCAGGAAAAGGGTAATCCAGGCAAGATTGATACAGGAATCCCGCTTCGCTAATCATTCAGGTTTATATTATAATGCACAAATGAGTTCTAATATGGTCAGGAAAACTTGCAAAATTAATGGAGACAGCCTTATCCTGATCAAAAAGGCGATGGAAAAACTTGGCTTATCTGCCCGCGCTTATGACCGGATTTTAAAGGTATCCAGGACAATCGCTGATCTTTCCGGCAGTAAGGATATTGAAATGGAACATCTGGCAGAGGCGATACACTACCGCAGTCTGGATCGTAATAACTGGGCGGGCTGA
- a CDS encoding M57 family metalloprotease: MKKLNLLSFALVGTMALCIFGCQKKEGQTSSTSTAGQDQISASTKSQISKLGFSTENARKVKGGYLVEGDILLSEKNLNDAATTSHLSIAETEQYRTTNLVSGLPRVITISVTNLPTVYSNAVNAMITRYNNLGLRFTFQRAAAGDVGDIDVVGFNEGPSGGYITLGSSGFPSGGDPYNEIQMNTNAAAYGSNPNLGYLTSVLQHEVGHCIGFRHTDYSNRAYSCGGSAVNEGQSDVGAIRIPGTPSGPDAASFMLSCSNGSDRTFNANDKIALNYLYK, encoded by the coding sequence ATGAAAAAACTGAATTTATTGTCATTTGCTCTTGTGGGCACAATGGCGCTGTGCATTTTCGGATGCCAAAAAAAAGAAGGACAAACTTCTTCAACTTCAACTGCAGGTCAGGACCAGATTTCTGCAAGCACCAAATCTCAGATCAGTAAACTGGGTTTCAGTACTGAAAATGCCCGGAAAGTAAAAGGAGGATACCTTGTAGAAGGAGATATTCTTTTATCTGAGAAAAACCTCAATGATGCAGCAACAACAAGTCATTTAAGTATTGCTGAAACCGAACAATACCGGACAACAAATCTGGTTAGTGGTTTACCAAGAGTTATTACAATTTCAGTAACTAACCTGCCTACGGTTTATAGCAATGCCGTTAATGCGATGATTACCAGATATAATAATTTAGGCCTGCGCTTTACTTTTCAGAGAGCAGCGGCAGGCGATGTTGGTGATATCGACGTTGTTGGTTTTAATGAAGGCCCATCTGGTGGATATATTACTTTAGGTTCATCAGGCTTCCCTTCAGGTGGTGATCCATATAATGAGATCCAGATGAATACAAATGCTGCCGCTTATGGTTCAAATCCTAACCTGGGATACCTGACTTCTGTTTTACAGCATGAGGTTGGACACTGTATCGGATTCCGTCATACTGATTATAGTAACAGAGCTTATAGCTGTGGTGGAAGTGCAGTGAACGAAGGACAAAGTGATGTAGGTGCAATCCGTATCCCTGGTACTCCATCAGGACCAGATGCAGCTTCTTTCATGTTGTCTTGTTCAAATGGTTCTGACAGAACTTTTAATGCCAATGATAAAATTGCTTTAAACTATTTGTATAAATAA
- a CDS encoding M57 family metalloprotease — protein MKKFNLFSLAVAGMLALCVFGCQKKDAATTASTNQDEISATTKSQISKLGFSTENARKVDGGYLVEGDILLSEANLTEKAETTHLSVAETEQYRTTNLVKALPRVITISVTNLPTVYSDAVNAMITRYNNLGLRFTFQRAAAGTTGQINVIGFNEGPSGGYITLGSSGFPTSGGNPYSQIKMNTNPAAYGANPNLLYLTSVLQHEVGHCIGFRHTDYSNRAYSCGGSAVNEGQAGVGAILIPGTPSAPDAASFMLACSNGGDRTFNANDVKAINYLYK, from the coding sequence ATGAAAAAATTTAACTTATTCTCGCTTGCCGTTGCCGGCATGCTTGCACTGTGTGTTTTCGGATGCCAGAAAAAAGACGCTGCTACTACAGCTTCAACAAATCAGGATGAGATTTCAGCAACTACTAAAAGCCAGATTTCTAAATTAGGTTTCAGTACTGAAAACGCCAGAAAAGTAGATGGTGGTTACCTTGTTGAGGGTGATATCCTTCTAAGCGAAGCAAATCTTACTGAAAAAGCTGAAACTACACATTTAAGTGTTGCTGAAACCGAGCAATACAGAACCACAAATCTTGTTAAAGCTTTACCAAGAGTAATTACTATTTCTGTAACTAACCTGCCTACAGTATATAGTGATGCTGTTAATGCAATGATTACCAGATACAACAATTTAGGCTTACGTTTTACTTTTCAGCGTGCAGCTGCAGGTACTACTGGTCAGATTAATGTAATTGGTTTTAACGAAGGTCCTTCTGGTGGTTATATCACTTTAGGTTCTTCTGGTTTCCCAACTTCTGGTGGTAACCCTTACAGCCAGATTAAAATGAACACTAACCCGGCTGCTTACGGAGCTAATCCTAACCTTTTATATCTTACTTCAGTTTTACAACATGAAGTTGGACATTGTATTGGTTTCCGTCATACTGACTATTCTAACAGAGCTTATAGCTGTGGTGGAAGTGCAGTGAACGAAGGTCAGGCTGGTGTAGGTGCAATCCTTATTCCAGGAACTCCTTCTGCTCCGGATGCAGCTTCATTCATGTTAGCTTGTTCTAACGGTGGTGACAGAACTTTTAACGCTAATGACGTTAAAGCAATCAATTATTTATATAAATAA
- a CDS encoding S8 family peptidase, translating into MNFKIKYALAIILLCNIAAKAQNLSVAEKKDIFHKYSTTVSDSKKKGGNLLLVELSRPLTAAEIQELKPLRSFSLNHIIIPEKTASKVGSLIVSQSKANSLWKASDKLSRLYEQYIAQNKQFTIRIAINPQTLTVPPSLQALKSYTLDQKNHLITATIQMSELMPILQLDEVLFADIIQAAQDEALIKDLDLSVNQISAVQLRYPDINGKGITLSVKEQMFDKSDIDLIGNIVASPSNAPVVDDHATNMATLALGRGNSYILGRGAAPFASLTASDYRKNNDDLMPDDIKELNQYKVSVQNHSYGLGVDNFYGMQAAAYDKQVFESDTIIHVFSAGNSGLITPTDGIYKNIPLMANITGNFKTAKNVIVVGGIGLENIPEARSSRGPAYDGRIKPEIVTLGQDGTSGAAALTSGTVAIFQQKYKSLFGKQPSLAVVKSVFVNSADDIGAPQVDHITGFGKLNALEAIQTIIENRFKTGTVNDQQDFTIPLQVPADQQELKVTLTWIDPPAAINNVQGIINHLDLSVQTPSGTVILPWILSSYPSADSLSLPAKRGIDNINTVQQVSLTNVPAGNYTVHVKGRTVTQGSQNFSIAYQLKGIGQFNWTFPLKDAAIFAAQDNYVRWSSTLSGQTGKLSVSYDNGTNWTVLSDNINFSTPFFKWSVPNLFTRALLKMETGGKAFITESFVVSPPEDLKVGYNCADKILFHWSPQQSATGYTLYNLKDNVLKEIRQLTDTVVIIDKSEMATPYFTVAANGPDFSGIKSETKNYTTQGVVCYVRTFQANIVDDAGKLDLTIGTTYNLKRIIWEKQTSPGVFAPLAETAVTSGLLNYSQTDKNLVRGIQFYRVTFETTEGIKIYSDILPLNFLKENDFVAYPNPVVDFLSIRSGDFEPYTLSLYNLSGQKIFLKEANGLYQFDLSALSTGLYLGTITRNGNTLKKIKIIKR; encoded by the coding sequence GTGAATTTCAAAATTAAATATGCTTTAGCTATAATTCTTCTTTGCAACATAGCTGCAAAGGCACAGAATTTATCGGTTGCCGAAAAAAAAGATATTTTCCACAAATACAGCACTACTGTATCGGATTCAAAGAAAAAGGGTGGAAATCTTTTACTTGTTGAACTTTCACGCCCCTTGACGGCCGCAGAAATTCAGGAACTAAAACCGTTACGCAGTTTTTCTCTGAATCATATTATTATTCCGGAAAAGACAGCTTCGAAAGTCGGTTCTCTGATTGTTTCTCAGTCAAAAGCAAATTCTTTATGGAAAGCCAGTGATAAATTAAGCCGGCTATACGAGCAATATATCGCTCAGAATAAGCAATTTACCATAAGAATTGCGATAAATCCACAAACATTAACTGTACCGCCTTCTCTTCAAGCCTTAAAATCTTATACGCTGGATCAGAAGAATCATCTGATTACAGCTACTATTCAAATGAGTGAGCTGATGCCAATTCTGCAGTTGGACGAAGTTCTGTTTGCTGATATTATACAGGCAGCACAGGATGAAGCGCTGATTAAAGATCTGGATCTATCGGTAAATCAGATTTCAGCAGTCCAGCTGCGCTATCCGGATATCAATGGTAAAGGCATAACGCTGTCTGTTAAGGAGCAGATGTTTGATAAGTCTGATATAGACCTGATTGGAAACATTGTGGCCTCGCCTTCTAATGCTCCGGTAGTAGATGATCACGCTACCAACATGGCCACGCTTGCCCTGGGCAGAGGGAACTCTTATATTCTTGGACGTGGAGCAGCTCCGTTTGCCTCGCTGACAGCATCTGACTATAGAAAGAACAACGATGATCTGATGCCTGACGACATTAAAGAACTCAATCAATATAAAGTAAGTGTACAAAATCATTCTTATGGTTTGGGGGTAGATAACTTTTACGGAATGCAGGCTGCTGCTTATGACAAGCAGGTATTCGAGTCAGATACCATCATTCATGTTTTTTCTGCAGGAAACTCTGGTCTGATCACTCCCACCGATGGTATTTACAAAAACATCCCTTTGATGGCAAACATCACAGGAAATTTTAAAACAGCAAAAAATGTAATTGTGGTTGGCGGAATTGGCCTGGAAAACATTCCTGAAGCCAGAAGCAGCAGAGGTCCTGCTTATGATGGCAGGATCAAACCGGAAATAGTCACGTTAGGTCAGGATGGAACTTCAGGGGCAGCTGCATTAACTTCAGGCACTGTGGCTATTTTTCAGCAGAAATACAAAAGCCTTTTTGGAAAACAACCCTCGCTTGCAGTTGTCAAAAGTGTCTTTGTCAATTCGGCGGATGATATTGGCGCACCACAGGTAGATCATATTACAGGGTTTGGAAAATTAAACGCACTGGAAGCTATTCAGACGATCATAGAAAACAGATTTAAAACCGGAACGGTGAATGACCAGCAGGATTTTACAATCCCTCTGCAGGTTCCTGCCGATCAGCAGGAGCTTAAAGTTACGCTGACCTGGATTGACCCTCCCGCTGCAATTAATAACGTGCAGGGAATTATTAACCACCTGGACTTATCAGTGCAAACACCTTCCGGTACAGTTATTTTACCCTGGATATTAAGCAGCTATCCAAGTGCAGACTCTTTATCTTTACCAGCGAAAAGAGGAATTGATAATATCAATACTGTACAGCAGGTTAGTTTAACCAATGTCCCGGCAGGAAATTATACGGTACATGTAAAAGGCAGAACGGTTACTCAGGGTTCGCAAAATTTCAGCATTGCCTATCAGCTGAAAGGCATCGGGCAATTTAACTGGACTTTCCCTTTAAAAGATGCCGCCATATTCGCCGCTCAGGACAATTATGTAAGGTGGAGCAGTACTTTATCAGGTCAGACAGGGAAACTCTCTGTAAGCTATGATAACGGCACCAACTGGACAGTTTTAAGTGACAATATCAACTTCAGTACTCCTTTCTTTAAATGGAGCGTCCCAAATCTGTTTACAAGGGCACTACTTAAAATGGAAACCGGCGGAAAAGCGTTTATTACAGAGTCTTTTGTCGTATCTCCACCTGAAGATCTTAAAGTCGGATATAATTGTGCGGATAAGATTTTGTTTCACTGGTCTCCGCAGCAATCAGCTACAGGGTATACTCTTTATAACCTGAAGGATAATGTGCTAAAAGAGATCAGACAACTTACAGATACTGTTGTGATCATAGATAAATCAGAAATGGCAACCCCCTATTTTACAGTTGCAGCTAATGGTCCTGATTTCAGCGGTATAAAAAGTGAAACCAAAAATTACACTACACAGGGTGTAGTCTGTTATGTGAGAACTTTTCAGGCCAATATTGTAGATGACGCAGGTAAGCTTGATCTGACTATAGGAACAACATATAACCTGAAACGCATCATCTGGGAAAAGCAGACTTCGCCGGGAGTATTTGCTCCTCTGGCAGAAACGGCTGTTACTTCGGGCTTACTCAATTACAGCCAGACTGACAAAAATCTGGTACGCGGCATTCAGTTTTACCGGGTAACTTTTGAAACTACTGAAGGAATTAAAATATATTCGGATATTTTACCGCTTAATTTTCTTAAAGAAAATGATTTTGTAGCCTACCCGAATCCGGTAGTAGACTTTCTATCGATCCGCAGCGGAGATTTTGAGCCTTATACGCTTTCTCTTTATAACCTGTCGGGACAAAAGATCTTTTTAAAGGAAGCTAACGGATTATATCAGTTTGACTTATCAGCTTTATCTACCGGGCTATATCTTGGAACAATAACCAGAAACGGGAATACGCTCAAAAAGATCAAAATAATTAAAAGATAG